In one window of Deltaproteobacteria bacterium DNA:
- a CDS encoding DMT family transporter, producing MADLALALIMAVWGSSFAILRALLGKAAASPLALVAVRMGIASALLAGFLAATEAGRAKLRSIRGSLLRDGMFAGGLLGVGFLLQTEGLQRTTASRSGFLTGTLVVMTPLIEFVVFRRRPALPVLAGVLLAFIGMTFLSAPWSDASQATALGDGLTVACAAVFAGQIVALGRIAPRHAVLPLVLVQLATTGALAAIAGPFVEAQHFSGDPRLWLALVYLALFATLLAFGVQTWAQKILPPVRVALISSLEPVFAALWAALLIGERLTGHELAGGALIVLGVAVGEAGAALRARARAPG from the coding sequence TTGGCTGACCTCGCGCTCGCGCTGATCATGGCGGTGTGGGGGAGCAGCTTCGCCATCCTCCGGGCGCTGCTCGGCAAGGCAGCCGCCTCGCCGCTGGCGCTGGTGGCGGTCCGCATGGGGATCGCTTCGGCGCTGCTGGCCGGCTTCCTGGCGGCGACCGAGGCGGGTCGCGCGAAGTTGCGCAGCATTCGCGGAAGCCTGCTTCGCGATGGGATGTTCGCCGGCGGGCTGCTCGGCGTCGGTTTCCTGCTCCAGACCGAAGGCCTGCAGCGCACCACGGCTTCGCGCAGCGGCTTTCTCACCGGCACCCTGGTCGTGATGACTCCGCTGATCGAGTTCGTCGTATTCCGGCGACGACCGGCGCTCCCCGTGCTCGCAGGCGTGCTGCTCGCGTTCATCGGGATGACGTTCCTCTCCGCTCCCTGGTCGGACGCGTCCCAGGCCACCGCGCTCGGCGACGGCCTGACCGTCGCCTGCGCCGCGGTGTTCGCAGGCCAGATCGTCGCGCTCGGCCGGATTGCCCCCCGGCACGCGGTGCTCCCGCTGGTGCTCGTCCAGCTTGCGACGACCGGCGCGCTCGCCGCGATCGCAGGCCCGTTCGTGGAGGCACAGCATTTCTCCGGCGACCCCCGCCTCTGGCTCGCGCTCGTCTATCTCGCGCTCTTCGCAACGCTCCTCGCCTTCGGCGTCCAGACCTGGGCGCAGAAGATCCTCCCGCCGGTCCGCGTGGCGCTGATCTCCTCGCTGGAGCCCGTCTTCGCCGCGCTCTGGGCGGCGCTGCTCATCGGCGAACGGCTCACCGGGCACGAGCTGGCCGGCGGCGCTCTGATCGTGCTCGGCGTCGCCGTCGGCGAGGCGGGAGCCGCTCTGCGGGCCCGCGCCCGCGCGCCGGGATGA
- the cax gene encoding calcium/proton exchanger yields MISRWLWRAGWLLLPAAWLLHRFAANDALVFFVACASLIPLAKAMGDATEGLAERMGPTAGSVLNATFGNAAELILGIAALRHGHVELVKGSITGSILANLLLVGGGSIVTGGIRFPRLRFNRLAASSSVSTLFLAVVAMVVPTLLSLGKNPRYDPALLSEEICAVLIAMYALSLWFTLRTHREEVASVRDELLATPAEAAAAKRNVRTGHRLLAFELGRLLVAAAATAIASELLVDALGGTVTSLELPEMFVGVVIVAIVGNAAEHSTALLFAHRGNMDVALGIAWESSKQIALLVAPLLVIIGALLGTSMDLAFTRFEVVALGISVIALAMIALDGETHWLEGAFLLAVYAVLGLGFFFVG; encoded by the coding sequence GTGATCTCGCGATGGCTGTGGCGCGCCGGGTGGCTGCTCTTGCCCGCCGCCTGGCTTCTGCACAGGTTCGCGGCCAACGACGCGCTGGTGTTCTTCGTCGCCTGCGCTTCGCTGATTCCGCTGGCGAAGGCGATGGGCGATGCCACGGAGGGCTTGGCGGAACGGATGGGGCCCACCGCGGGCAGCGTCCTGAACGCGACGTTCGGAAACGCCGCCGAACTGATCCTCGGCATCGCCGCCCTGCGACACGGCCATGTGGAGCTGGTGAAGGGGAGCATCACCGGCTCGATCCTCGCCAACCTCCTCCTCGTGGGAGGCGGCAGCATCGTCACCGGGGGCATCCGGTTCCCGCGCCTGCGCTTCAACCGGCTGGCGGCGTCCTCCAGCGTCTCGACCCTCTTCCTCGCGGTCGTGGCCATGGTGGTCCCGACGCTCCTCTCGCTGGGCAAGAACCCGCGCTACGACCCGGCCCTCCTCTCCGAGGAAATCTGCGCGGTGCTGATCGCCATGTACGCGCTCTCGCTCTGGTTCACGCTGCGCACGCACCGCGAGGAGGTCGCTTCGGTGCGCGACGAGCTCCTGGCGACTCCCGCGGAGGCGGCGGCTGCGAAGCGGAACGTTCGTACGGGGCACCGGCTGCTCGCATTCGAGCTCGGCCGCCTCCTCGTCGCCGCCGCAGCGACGGCCATCGCCAGCGAGCTCCTGGTGGATGCGCTCGGCGGGACGGTGACCTCGCTGGAGCTGCCGGAAATGTTCGTCGGCGTGGTGATCGTCGCCATCGTCGGAAACGCGGCGGAGCATTCCACCGCGCTGCTCTTCGCCCACCGCGGCAACATGGACGTGGCGCTGGGGATCGCCTGGGAATCATCGAAGCAGATCGCACTGCTGGTCGCGCCTCTGCTGGTGATCATCGGCGCGCTGCTCGGCACCTCGATGGACCTCGCCTTCACCCGGTTCGAGGTCGTGGCGCTGGGCATCTCGGTGATCGCGCTGGCGATGATCGCCCTCGACGGCGAGACCCACTGGCTGGAAGGCGCGTTCCTGCTCGCCGTCTACGCCGTCCTCGGCCTGGGGTTCTTCTTCGTTGGCTGA
- a CDS encoding MBL fold metallo-hydrolase gives MTAALTRLGVQRIPVPVPFPEAGGPANVYAIEEEGGGIALFDAGIGTREGRDALLAGFRKLGLSLGDVRRIFVSHGHIDHYGYARAAQEASGAPVYAHSRDHDKLTGRDRTGQRLDLYAAYLSRLGASPHLLEHVKVHWQDALRMARPLERVEPLAAGTILRFRRFSAEVLHLPGHTPGLVCLWAAQPRVLFSDDHLLERVSPNPLLDLEGQPEPSHKALLAYLDSARRVRSLPAEVIAPGHAEPFSGHAGIVDRLLAFYEKRQQRILELLGAGPLTPAELAPKVFPHARDHQLYLTLSEVMGNLEVLEAQRRVARSERDGRIRFEAV, from the coding sequence ATGACGGCCGCGCTCACCCGTCTCGGGGTTCAGCGGATCCCGGTTCCGGTTCCATTTCCGGAGGCGGGCGGGCCGGCCAACGTGTACGCGATCGAGGAGGAGGGCGGCGGCATCGCCCTCTTCGACGCGGGCATCGGTACCAGGGAAGGGCGCGATGCGCTGCTCGCCGGATTCCGCAAGCTCGGACTCTCGCTCGGGGACGTCCGGCGGATCTTCGTCAGCCACGGCCACATCGACCATTACGGGTACGCGCGCGCCGCCCAGGAGGCATCGGGCGCGCCGGTCTATGCGCATTCCCGCGATCACGACAAGCTCACCGGCCGCGACCGCACGGGACAGCGCCTGGATCTGTACGCAGCGTATCTGTCGCGCCTGGGCGCGTCCCCGCACCTGCTCGAGCACGTCAAGGTCCACTGGCAGGACGCCCTGCGCATGGCGCGACCGCTCGAGCGCGTGGAGCCGCTCGCCGCGGGAACCATCCTGCGCTTCCGCCGCTTCTCCGCAGAAGTGTTGCATCTTCCCGGACACACGCCGGGTCTCGTCTGCCTGTGGGCGGCGCAGCCCCGCGTGCTGTTTTCCGACGACCACCTCCTCGAGCGCGTCTCCCCCAACCCGCTGCTCGATCTCGAAGGCCAGCCCGAGCCGTCGCACAAGGCGCTCCTCGCCTATCTGGATTCGGCGCGCAGGGTCCGCTCCCTTCCCGCCGAAGTGATCGCTCCCGGCCACGCGGAGCCGTTCTCCGGACACGCAGGGATCGTCGATCGGCTTCTCGCCTTCTACGAAAAGCGGCAACAGCGCATCCTCGAGCTGCTCGGCGCCGGCCCCCTCACTCCCGCCGAGCTGGCGCCGAAGGTCTTTCCCCACGCCCGCGACCACCAACTCTACCTCACGCTGTCGGAAGTGATGGGCAACCTGGAAGTGCTGGAAGCGCAACGCCGCGTTGCCCGTAGCGAACGGGACGGCCGCATCCGCTTCGAAGCCGTGTAA
- a CDS encoding electron transfer flavoprotein subunit alpha/FixB family protein, giving the protein MAKILLVAEQAHGHLKKATLSALSAAQQLAQKNGGQIEAVVIGAGAGQSAQELAAFVSAVHTVEGAAFEHALAETHAAAAAEAAKKIGATDVLLAATAYGKDVAPRIAAKLGAGIASDILAVVSGSQFKRAMWAGNAIATVEVTTPVKVITVRATEFQVAKKGAAAGNVQQIAVSAPAAKTKFVEFNEVKSARPELTEASVVVSGGRGTKGDFKPIEALADALNAAVGASRAVVDAGWQPNDLQVGQTGKVVAPKLYIAAGISGAIQHLAGMKGSKTIVAVNKDPEAPIFQVADYGLVGDLFKALPELTEEVKKLKG; this is encoded by the coding sequence ATGGCGAAGATCCTCCTGGTAGCGGAGCAGGCCCACGGCCATCTGAAGAAGGCGACGCTCTCGGCGCTCTCGGCGGCCCAGCAGCTCGCGCAGAAGAACGGCGGGCAGATCGAGGCCGTGGTCATCGGAGCCGGCGCCGGCCAATCGGCGCAGGAGCTCGCGGCATTCGTCTCCGCCGTGCACACCGTCGAGGGTGCGGCTTTCGAGCATGCCTTGGCGGAGACGCACGCGGCAGCCGCTGCGGAAGCGGCGAAGAAGATCGGCGCGACCGACGTGTTGCTCGCGGCCACCGCCTACGGCAAGGACGTCGCGCCGCGGATCGCGGCGAAATTGGGCGCCGGCATCGCCTCCGACATCCTGGCGGTGGTGAGCGGCAGCCAGTTCAAACGCGCGATGTGGGCGGGCAACGCCATCGCAACCGTGGAAGTGACGACCCCGGTGAAAGTGATCACCGTTCGCGCCACCGAGTTCCAGGTCGCAAAGAAGGGCGCCGCCGCGGGAAACGTGCAGCAGATTGCCGTCAGTGCGCCCGCAGCGAAGACGAAGTTCGTCGAGTTCAACGAGGTGAAGAGCGCGCGCCCGGAGCTGACCGAGGCTTCGGTCGTCGTCTCCGGCGGCCGCGGGACCAAGGGGGACTTCAAGCCGATCGAGGCGCTCGCCGACGCGCTCAACGCCGCGGTCGGAGCCTCGCGCGCCGTCGTCGATGCAGGCTGGCAGCCCAACGACCTGCAGGTCGGACAGACGGGCAAGGTCGTCGCTCCCAAGCTGTACATCGCCGCCGGAATCTCGGGAGCGATCCAGCACCTCGCCGGGATGAAGGGCAGCAAGACCATCGTCGCCGTCAACAAGGACCCCGAGGCGCCCATCTTCCAGGTGGCCGACTACGGACTGGTCGGCGACCTGTTCAAGGCGCTGCCGGAGCTCACCGAAGAGGTCAAGAAGCTCAAGGGATGA
- a CDS encoding electron transfer flavoprotein subunit beta/FixA family protein produces the protein MKILVTVKRVEDYESKIKVKPDNSWIVTEGVNYRANPFDEIAVEESLRLRDANAPSEVVAVSIGGAAAQAEIRSALAMGADRGILVKHDGFLDSDAVARLLQKVIEKEKPELVLMGKQAVDVDDNVTGQLLAEYAGWGQATFASKKESLESTEEKAKKPGLLLGADKKSVQVAREVDGGLEVLEVQLPAIVTVDLRLNVPRYASLPNIMKAKKKPIEEMAPAALGVDVSAKVKVVRVEAPPARAAGIKVPDVATLVKKLHEDAKVI, from the coding sequence TTGAAGATCCTGGTCACGGTCAAGCGCGTCGAGGACTACGAGTCCAAGATCAAGGTGAAGCCGGACAACTCCTGGATCGTCACGGAAGGGGTGAACTACCGGGCGAATCCGTTCGACGAGATCGCCGTCGAGGAGTCGCTGCGGCTGCGCGACGCGAATGCGCCGTCGGAGGTGGTGGCGGTGAGCATCGGCGGCGCCGCCGCGCAAGCGGAGATCCGCTCCGCGCTGGCGATGGGCGCCGACCGCGGCATCCTGGTGAAGCACGACGGCTTTCTCGACAGCGACGCGGTCGCGCGTCTGCTGCAAAAGGTGATCGAGAAGGAGAAGCCCGAGCTGGTGCTGATGGGCAAGCAGGCCGTCGACGTGGACGACAACGTCACCGGCCAGCTGCTGGCGGAGTACGCCGGATGGGGCCAGGCCACGTTCGCCTCGAAGAAGGAGTCGCTCGAGTCGACCGAAGAGAAGGCGAAGAAGCCCGGCCTGCTCCTGGGCGCGGACAAGAAGTCCGTGCAGGTGGCCCGGGAGGTCGACGGCGGCCTGGAGGTCCTCGAGGTCCAGCTTCCCGCCATCGTCACGGTCGATCTGCGCCTCAACGTCCCCCGCTACGCCAGCCTGCCGAACATCATGAAAGCCAAGAAGAAGCCGATCGAGGAGATGGCCCCCGCCGCACTCGGCGTGGACGTGTCTGCGAAGGTGAAGGTCGTCCGCGTCGAGGCGCCGCCCGCGCGCGCGGCCGGCATCAAGGTCCCGGACGTGGCGACGCTCGTGAAGAAGCTCCACGAAGACGCGAAGGTGATCTGA
- a CDS encoding TetR/AcrR family transcriptional regulator — MQARDTRANDKRARILDAAIKVFAERGFHSATVAEIARAAGVADGTIYLYFKGKDDLLLRLFDEKMTELLAEVKAAVAQERTAPDKLRRFIQLHLALVERNPDLASVLIVELRQSAQFLKAADRQKLAAYVDLIADVVRSGQESGELDRNISPSTVKRAVFGALDELALGWLVGGRRAALKKTAAEVAEWMVRGLLPADGGTS; from the coding sequence GTGCAAGCGCGCGACACGAGAGCGAACGACAAGCGCGCGCGCATTCTCGACGCCGCGATCAAGGTATTCGCGGAGCGCGGCTTCCACAGCGCGACGGTGGCGGAGATCGCCCGGGCCGCGGGTGTGGCCGACGGCACCATCTACCTGTATTTCAAGGGAAAAGACGACCTGCTCCTCCGGCTCTTCGACGAGAAGATGACCGAGCTGCTCGCCGAGGTGAAGGCGGCCGTCGCGCAGGAGCGCACCGCCCCGGACAAGCTCAGACGGTTCATCCAGCTTCACCTCGCGCTGGTCGAGCGGAACCCCGACCTTGCCTCGGTGCTGATCGTCGAGCTGCGCCAGAGCGCGCAGTTCCTGAAAGCGGCGGACCGTCAGAAGCTCGCGGCGTATGTCGATCTGATCGCGGACGTGGTGCGGTCCGGACAGGAAAGCGGCGAGCTCGACCGGAACATCTCGCCGTCGACGGTGAAGCGCGCGGTGTTCGGCGCGCTCGACGAGCTGGCGCTGGGATGGCTCGTCGGCGGGCGCCGTGCGGCGCTGAAGAAGACCGCGGCCGAGGTCGCGGAATGGATGGTTCGCGGGCTCTTGCCCGCAGATGGAGGAACGTCTTGA
- a CDS encoding KpsF/GutQ family sugar-phosphate isomerase, protein MATRRRLSSVPKTPPKQDIVDYAREVIRAEAEALAQLPARLNGAFARAVEMVLACPGRVVVTGMGKPGFIAQKISATFASTGTPSLYLHPAEALHGDLGRLVPGDLVLALSNSGETDELLRLLPAIRRLGAPIVAMTSGTRNSLADRADVVLEIGPVPEACPLGLAPTASTVALLAIGDALAMAVQHRRGFSPEQFASLHPGGALGRQLLRVRDVMRTGSRNPTVRWDVSLRETAAVMTRTEGRPGAASVVDAQGKLIGIFTDGDLRRLVQRGEVDFARPVSAVMGKSPRTVGPDDLATSAAEMLRHSQVDQLPVVDDVGRPVGLLDVQDLLAARLLG, encoded by the coding sequence ATGGCCACTCGCAGACGACTGAGCAGCGTGCCGAAGACGCCCCCGAAGCAGGACATCGTGGACTACGCGCGCGAGGTCATCCGCGCCGAGGCCGAAGCGCTGGCCCAGCTTCCCGCGCGGCTCAACGGGGCGTTCGCGCGGGCCGTGGAGATGGTGCTCGCCTGCCCTGGTCGCGTGGTGGTGACGGGCATGGGGAAGCCCGGCTTCATCGCGCAGAAAATCTCCGCGACGTTCGCGTCGACGGGAACGCCTTCGCTCTATCTCCATCCCGCCGAGGCCCTGCACGGCGACCTCGGCCGGCTGGTGCCCGGCGATCTGGTGCTCGCGCTGTCCAACAGCGGCGAGACCGATGAACTGCTCCGGCTGCTACCGGCGATCCGCCGGCTGGGGGCGCCGATCGTGGCGATGACGTCGGGAACCCGCAATTCGCTGGCCGATCGCGCGGACGTCGTGCTGGAGATCGGGCCGGTGCCGGAGGCGTGCCCGCTGGGGCTCGCCCCGACGGCTTCCACGGTCGCGCTGCTGGCGATCGGCGACGCCCTCGCGATGGCGGTCCAGCATCGCCGCGGCTTCTCGCCCGAGCAGTTCGCCTCGCTGCATCCGGGCGGCGCGCTGGGTCGCCAGCTCCTCCGCGTCCGGGACGTGATGCGGACCGGGTCGCGCAACCCGACAGTGCGCTGGGACGTTTCGCTCCGCGAGACCGCCGCGGTGATGACGCGCACCGAAGGCCGGCCGGGCGCCGCCAGCGTCGTGGACGCGCAGGGAAAGCTGATCGGCATCTTCACCGACGGGGATCTGCGCCGCCTCGTCCAGCGCGGTGAAGTCGATTTCGCCCGGCCCGTCTCGGCAGTGATGGGCAAGAGCCCCCGCACGGTGGGCCCCGACGATCTGGCCACTTCCGCCGCCGAGATGCTCCGCCACAGCCAGGTCGATCAGCTTCCGGTGGTCGACGACGTCGGACGGCCCGTCGGCCTCCTCGACGTGCAGGACCTCCTGGCAGCGCGCCTCCTCGGATAA